The genomic stretch GCTCAGCAGCTGCTGGGTCAGCGCGCCGGCCTTCTCGACCGCGGCATGCACCCGCTCGACCGCCTCGGCCACCCGCGGGTTTTCGCCGTCCGCGGGCCGCGACAGCACGCGCAACACGTCGACATAACCGCCGATCACCTGTAACAGATTGTTGAAGTCATGGGCGATGCCGCCGGTGAGCTGGCCGAGGGCTTCCATCTTGTGCGCCTGCCTTAGCGCCTCTTCGGCGTCGCGGCGACGGCTGATGTCGAGCTGGGAGCCGAAGAAGTAGATGAGCCGTCCCTCCCGGTCGTGGACGGGCGAAACGAACAGCGCGTTCCAGAACGAACTGCCGTCCTTGCGGTAGTTCAGGATCTCGGTGTGCATTTCGCGCCCCTCGGCGACGGCCTGACGGATCTCGGCGACGGTGGCCGGATCGGTCTGCGGCCCCTGCAGCAGACGGCAGTTGCGGCCGATCACCTCGTCCGGCCGATAGCCGGTAAGTTCGCAGAAGGCCGCATTGGCGTACACGATCGGGTTGCCGGGCTGGCAGGGGTCGGTCAGGATCATCGACATGCGGGCGGTGTCGACCACGGTCTGAAATACCTCGTCCCCGACCTTCTGGCCATGGAGGGGCGTACACGGGACTGTCGCGTCCGGTTCCTGGGTCGGGTCGTCGGAGGCGGTGCCGGCAGGCCGGCGTGCCGGCGGAGAGCTTTGCTGCTGATGATCCATCACGTAGCCGGCGGCAAGGCCGGATCCTTCATCCCCCGTCGCGGGGGATGTCCTGATCGAGCAATGGCTGTTCCCGCGCGGCGGCTGGTGCGCGGCTTGCTGGGCTGAATCATGCATACAGCGCCGCCGGCCTCTTTCCCGACCACTGTTTGTGCCGGCCCCGCCGGTGCAGACCTATCGTTTCTCACCGGCAGTGGCGAGACCGCGGCCCTGATGCGAGCCCTGGACGACACGACCACGCCGCTCGGCGCTCCCGCGGTCTGGCCGCCGTCATTGCGAACCGTGATCAGCCTGGTCCTCGGATCGAAGTTTCCGATGTTCGTGGCCTGGGGGTCGCAGCTTTGTTTCCTCTACAACGACGCGTATAGCGGCGTGCTCGGCGGCAAACATCCGACCGCAATGGGGCGCCCGTTTCGCGACGTCTGGTCCGACATCTGGAAAGACATCAGCCCGATGGTCGAGCGCGCGCTGCGCGGCGAGGCCAGCTACTTCGAGAATCTGCCGCTGACGATGCGCCGGCGGGGCTTTGAAGAGCAGACCTGGTTCACCTTCTCCTATTCGCCGGTGCGCGACGAGGGCGGCGCCGTCGCCGGCATGTACTGCGCCTGCACTGAGACCACCCGGCAGGTGCTCGCCGAGCGCAGCCGCCTGGCCGAGACCGAACGGATGCACCGCCTGTTTCACCAGGCGCCCGGCTTCATGTGCGTGATGCGAGGTCCGCAGCACGTGTTCGAGTTGACCAATGCCGCCTTCGAGCGGCTGTTCGGCACGCGCGAGCTACTGGGCCGCCCGGTACGCGAGGCGCTGCCAGAGCTCGCGGGGCAGGGGTTTTTCGAGTTGCTGGATCGGGTCTATGCGAGCGGGGAGCCGTTCATCGGCCGGGGCCTGTCGGTGCGCACCGCGGTCCACGGTGTGGGTGCCGAACTGGTCGAGCACTACCTCGACTTCGTCTACCAGCCGATCGTCTCTCCCGACGGCCACGTCACTGGCATCTTCGTCGAAGGCAGCGACGTCACCGACCGGCACCGTGCGGAAGCCGAGCTGCGCGTCGAACGTGACCGCGCGCGGGCGGTACTGGACAGCATGGGCGAGGGTTTCCTGCTGCTGGGCCACGACTTCCGCATCCTCGACATCAATGCCGAGGGCCTGCGGCTGGAGGGGCGGCCGGTCGAGCAGTTGGTCGGCCACAACCACTGGGAGGTCTACCCGGGGTCCGAATCGATGGAGGTGGGACGGCTCTACAAAGAGGCGATGCACACACGCCAGCCGATCAGTCTGGAACACCAGTACCGGTGGCAGACCGGCCAGGCGGCGTGGCTGGAGATGCGTGCCTATCCCGTGCCCGACGGGTTGGCCATCTTCTACCGCGACGTCAGCGACCGGCGCAACGCCGAGGCACGTCTGCGTGAAAGCGAGGAGCACTACCGGCTGCTGGTCGATTTGTCGCCCGGCATCCATTGGACCGCGGATGCCCAGGGCCGCATCGAAAGTTTCTCCGAGCGCTGGCTCGCCCTGACGGGCCTGTCGCGCGAGGAGGCCCTGGGCGACGGCTGGATGCAACTGCCGCATCCACAGGACCGCGCCGCGATGCAGGCCGCCTGGCGGCGCTCGGTCGAGACCGGCGCCACCTATGACGTCGAATACCGCATGCGGGTCGCCGACGGCAGCTACCACTGGATCCGCGCCCGTGCGCTGGCCTGGCGCAACGCCGAAGGCGGGGTGCAGCGCTGGTACGGCATGACCGAGGACGTGCACAACCGACGCTCGGCGGTGGAGGCGCTGCGGCGGCTCAACGAAACGCTGGAGCAACGCGTGGCCGCCGCGGTGGCCGAGCGCCAACGCGCCGAAGAACACCTGCGCCAGGCGCAGAAGATGGAAGCGGTGGGCCAGTTGACCGGCGGCATCGCGCACGACTTCAACAACCTGCTGCAAGCCGTGACCGGCAACCTGGAGCTGATCCGGCGCCTCGCCGAGCAGCCGGGTCAGGTGCGCAGCTGGGCCGAAAACGCGCTGCGCTCGGTCCGCCATGGCGCCAAGCTGACCTCGCAGCTGCTCGCCTTCTCGCGTTCGCAGCGGCTCGAGATGAAACCGGTCGCCGTGAACGAATTGCTCAAAGGCATGCAGGAACTGCTGACCCGCACCCTCGGGCCTTCGATCGAGGTGGTGCTGGCGCTGCACCCGGACGTCAACAGCGTGATGGCGGAGCCGACCCAGCTCGAGATGTCGGTCCTCAACCTCGCCATCAACGCGCGCGACGCCATGCCCACCGGCGGCCGACTGACCTTGTCGACCGAGGTGCGACGGCTGGAGCGCGATGCGGAACTCGGCACTGGCGATTACGTCGAGCTGCGGGTCGCCGACACCGGCACCGGCATGTCGCCCGAGGTCGTGGCGCGCGCCTTCGACCCCTTCTTCACGACCAAGGAGGTGGGCAAGGGCACCGGCCTCGGCCTGTCGCAGGTCTACGGCTTCGCCCGCCAGGTCGGTGGCGCCGCCCGTATCCAGAGTGCGCCCAGCCAGGGCACGGCGGTGTCGTTGCTGCTGCGGACCGCGGCCCCGGCCGCTGCCACCACCCGCGAACGGCAGCCGACCGGCGCCGTCAAGGCCGGCAGCGACGCAGGCGCCCGGCCCGCACGGGTGCTGGTGGTCGACGACGACCTGGCCGTGCGCAGCCTGTTGCGCGACATGCTCGAGGCGCTGGGCTATGCGGTGGAGCAAGCCGCCGACGGACCGGCGGGCTTGCAGGCGCTCGAGCGGGGCCGGCCCGACGTGCTGCTGGTCGACTTTGCGATGCCCGGCATGAACGGCGCACAAGTGGCCCGTGCGGCGCGCGAACGCTGCCCCGACCTGCCCATCGTGTTCGCCAGCGGCTATGCCGACACCGACGCGCTGCATGCCGCCGTCGGCCCCAATGCGCAATTGCTGCACAAGCCGTTCCGGATGGATGAACTGGCGGCCACGGTGGCCAAGGTGGTCGCCGCCGCCAGTGCTTGAGTGCACCGCCCTCGGGTACGCCGCGGATGCGGTACAACGGCGGCATGTCAGACGAGTATCAAATCGAGATTCCGCCGTCGTTCTATGCGCTGTATACGGATGCACGGCGCCGCTTGACCGTGCCGCTGAACGTGCTGCGCGCACGCTACGACCTCTGCGAAGACCTGGCGCAGCAACTGGTGGGACATGCCCGCAACCAGCACCACGGCAGCCACGGCCTGCGCGAAGACGAGGTGTTGCGGCGCTGCCGGCTGGGCCTGTCGACGCCGGACGCCGGCGTGTCGGCCGCCGAAGCCGGATGGGTGGTGCGGCGGCTGGCCGAGCTGCTCGACTGGGAATGCCCGGCGTTCGACACCGACCCGGCCCCCTGACGATTGCCCCGCGCGCCCGCGCGAGAACCCGCGACCTCGTGGCGCTCAAAGTCGAGCGCCACGTGCCGAAGCACTAAGATCCTCGCCTGATCTCTCGCCCACCCATCCGCCTACCCATGTCACCGCTTTTGGCCGCCGCCCTTGCCGAGGCCCATGCCCTCGGCCGCAGTCGCGCCTGGTCGCCGCCCAGCGACGCTGCCGTGGCCGATGCCGAGCGGCTGCTCGACCTGGTGGCGGCCCCCTGGCCCGCACCCGAGGTGCTGGTCGAGCCCACCGGTGTCATCGCGCTGGAATGGGAAGCCGGCGCCCACGGCTGGCTGCGGCTCGCCGTCCAGGGCGACGCGACGGTCGAGCACAGCGCGGTCATCGAGGGGGATGAATACGGCCAGGTCGAAAGCCTGTCCGACGGCTTGCCCGACTGGGCCGCAGAGTTGCTGCGGCGCCTGTATGCGCGCGACGGCGCCTGACAGGCCCCCGGTCGCCGGCGTCAGCCAAGCCGCGCGGCGCCCGCCTCGGACGCAAGGCACGGAAACCACGGCAGCCGCTCCTCGGGCCAGGTGTCCTCGCGCGGTGGATAGTCTTGCGGCGCATCGAGCGTCGCGGTGGTCACGTCCAGCGTCTCCTCGCCGGCACGCCGATAGGTCAGCGGCGTGCCGCATTGGCCGCAGAAGGTGCGCAGCACCCCGGGCGACGAGCGGTAGCTGAACGGCGCACCGGTCAGCCAATCAAAACGGTCCCGATGGACGGTGAGCCAGGCCACCGCCGGGGCGCCGCTGGCGCGGCGGCAACTCGCGCAGTGGCACAAGCCCGAGGTCAGCGGTTCGCCTTCGATGCGGTACCGCACCGCGCCGCACAAACAGCCGCCTTCATGCAAGGGAAGCTCGTTCATCGCACACCCACCACTTCATGACCATCGGCGCGCCGATCGGGCGCATCCGGATGCTGAACGCACCCTCGACGCAGCCCCTCCCGGCCAACCGGACCGCCCGACTTTAGGGGGGCGGGCACCGGCCGTGCAACTCGCCCCCCGGTTCGCCCTGGGCGGGTCGGGGCTGTGGCCGGCGTGCCGGCCGCAAGGCGGCGCCGCCACGCGGCCGGCCGGTCGCGGGCGCGCCATGTGCTACTGTCGAAGTCCGCTGCGTCTTCGACTCGACCTGATGGCATCACCGACCCCGAACGACCCCCTGACCCAGGAAGACAAGTTCTTCCTGCTGCTCCTTGTGATCGTCTCCCTGGCCTTCGGCTGGATCCTGCTGCCGTTCTATGGCGCGGTGCTGTGGGGTTCGATCATCGCGATCTTGTTCGCGCCGCTGTTCCGCCGGCTGCTGGCCCGCTTCGGAGGGCGGCGCACCTGGGCGGCGCTGGCGACGCTGGGCATCGTGCTGGTGATCGTGATCCTGCCGCTGATGCTGCTGACCTCGTCGCTGGTGCAGGAAGGCGCGGCCGTCTACGAGCGCATCCAGTCCGGCCAGCTCAACTTCGCGGCCTACTTCCAGCGCATCCTGGCGTCGCTGCCAAGCTGGGTGACCGAGTTGCTGCAGCGCTTCGGGCTGGGCGACGCCAGCGCGATGCAGCAACGGTTGACGACGAGCCTGGCACAAGGCAGCCAGATGATTGCCACGCGCGTGTTCAGCATCGGCCAGGACACCTTCAACCTGGTGGTCAGCTTTTTCATCACGCTGTACCTCGCGTTCTTCCTGATCCGCGACGGCAGCGCGTTGTCGAAGCGGGTGCGCGAGGCCATCCCGATCAACGCGCGCCACAAGCAAAAGCTGTTCAGCAACTTCACCACCGTCATCCGGGCCACGGTGAAAGGCAATGTGCTGGTGGCCATCGCTCAAGGCGCGCTCGGGGGGCTGGCGTTCTGGTTCCTCGGCATCCACGGCGCCGTGCTGTGGTCGGTGCTGATGGCCTTCCTGTCCTTGCTGCCCGCGGTCGGCGCCGGCCTGGTGTGGCTGCCGGTGGCGATCTATTTCCTCGCCACCGGCGCACTCGCGAAGGGCCTGGGGCTGATCGCCTACGGTGTGATGGTGATCGGGCTGGTCGACAACGTGTTGCGCCCGGTGCTGGTGGGCAAGGACACCAAGATGCCCGACTACGTGGTGATGATCTCCACGCTGGGCGGCATGGTGGTATTCGGCCTCAACGGCTTCGTGCTGGGCCCGGTGATCGCGGCCATGTTCATCGCCGTCTGGAACATCTTCGCCGCGGCCGACCAGCAGGCCCATCCGCCGGCGCCCGCGGCCCCCGACGAGCGACGCTGAGGGCGCACCGGCTGCCAGGGCGACGTGCCCCAGCAGCCGGGCCGGCGCGCCGCGTCAGGTGCGGGTGATCGACACCCCGCCATCGGCGAGCAGTGCGGTGCCGGTGACGAAGCTGGACGCCTCGCTCGCGAGAAACAGCGCCACCTTGGCGATCTCCTCGGGGTCGGCCAGACGCTTCAGCGCATGCAGCCCCTCGATGAAAGTCCGTTGTGCCGGATCGCTCACGATCGCCTGCGCCATCGGTGTGTCGGTCCCGCCCGGCAGCAGCGCATTGACGCGCACCGCCTGCGGCCCCAGCTCGGCGGCCAGCGACCGCACCAGCCCCAGCAGGCCGGCCTTGGCGGCCGCATAGGCGGCCATGCCCGGCATGCCGACGGTATGGCCGACGAAGCTGGAGGTGAAGATCAGCGACCCGCCGCCGGCCGCCAGCAGGGCCGGCACCTGGTGCTTGGCGGCGAGGAAGGCCGCCGTCAGGTTGGTGTCCAGCGTGTGGTGCCAGGCCGCCAGCGACAGCTCGGGCAGCGGGCCCAGGTCCCCCAGCGTGCCGGCGTTGTTGAAGGCCACGTCGAGCCGGCCGAAACGCTGTTGCGCGAGGTTCACCAGGGCGGCTGCGTAGCGTTCGTCCTGCACGTCGCCGGCCAGCGCGCAGGCCGTGCCGCCACTGCCGGTGATCTCGCTCACCAGTCGGTCCAGCGCGGCCCCGTTGCGGGCGCCGAGGATGACTTGGGCGCCCTCGCGGGCGAACAGCAGTGCGGCGGCGCGGCCGATACCGGAACTGGCACCGGTGACGAGGGCGACCTTTTGAGAGAGTGCTGACATGCGGGTCCTTCTGGGTTGGTTGCGTGATGAATCAGGCCCTCAGTGTCGAAGCCAGCCCCCCGCTTGGCTGGCCGGATTCGGACCTGTCCAACCCACACGCATGCGCCGGCCCGGCGGGGCGCGATGTTGCAGCACTGTCACAATTCGTCGTCCGCTGTCGGCCCTTCCCCCGTGCAGCCGAGGCCCAATGCAGCCGTCGGGGCTGCCATGCCCCGCAACGACGCAACATCAACGGGGAAACCACATGAGGTCAACATCTAAGCCCAACCGGGTCTCACGCGGCTGCAGCCTGGCGGCGCTGCTGCTCGCGCTCGGCTGGCAAGCCTGCCACGCGGGCCCCTTGCGTGAGCGCTGGGTCGAGCGCCAGGCCGCCGCGGCCGCTCAGGACGGGGCTACGGCTCCTGCTGCCACCTTGCCAGCCGGCACGCGCGTGATCCGCGACGTGCCCTACGGCGCCCGTCCCGAACACCGCTTCGATGTCTACCTGCCGGCCCGCGCCCAGGCAGCGCCAGTGATCTTTTTGGTCCACGGCGGCGGCTGGGAGCGCGGCGACAAGGCCCACGGGCCGCTGGTCGAGAACAAGGTCGCGCACTGGGTCGGCAAAGGCTTCGTGCTGATCTCGACCAACTACCGCATGCTGCCGGAGGCCCAGCCGGACGAGCAAGCCCGCGACGTGGCACGCGCCTTCGCGGCCGCACAGCAGCGGGCCGCGCAATGGGGCGCCGACCCGCGCCGCTACATCCTGATGGGCCATTCGGCCGGCGCCCACCTGGCGGCCCTGCTCGCCTCCTCGCCCACGCTGACGGCACGCCATGGTGTGAGCCCCTGGCTCGGCACGGTGCTGCTCGACAGCGCCGTGCTCGACGTGGTGCAGTTGATGGAACAGCGCCACTTGGGCCTGTTCGACGACGCGTTCGGCGCCGACCCGCTCTACTGGCCCACGGTGTCGCCCTACCACCTGCTCCAGCAGGCCACCGCACCGCTGCTCGCGGTTTGTTCAAGCCAACGCGCCGCCCCCTGCCCCGATGCGCAGCGCTTCGCCGCCAAGGCCGTCGCGCTGGGCAGCCGGGTCGAGGTGCAGCCGGAAGACCTGGGCCACGGCGAGATCAACCGGCAGCTCGGGTTGGCGTCGCCCTACACGGCCCGCGTCGACAGCTTTTTGCGCAGCCTCGACGCCTGGGTCGCCCACCTGCTGAGCCGCTGACGTCTCACCCGGGCAAGGCGCCACGGTCGTCGAGCGGCAGCCGCATCGACACGCGCCAGTCGCCCGGTCCACCTGCCATGTCGACGCGCCCGCCAAGGCGCGCCGCCACCTGCTGCACCACCGCGAGCCCGAGGCCGAAGCCCGGCTGCGCGCGACTCGCATCGCCGCGCGAGAACGCCTGCAGCAGGTGCTCGCGCTGGTCCGGCGCGATGCCGGGGCCGGCGTCGCGCACCTCGATGACCCCCTCGTGCGCGTTTGCGCTCACGCGCAGCCGCACTGGCGCCCGGCCGTGCTTCAGCGCGTTGTCGACCAGGTTGAACAAGGCGCGCTCGAGCAGATGCGGGTCGGCCTGCGTGAGTTCGAGCACCGGAGGCGCATCCACCCGCAGCTCGGCCTCCTCACGTTCGAAGCCCGCCACCACCCGCCGCGCGAGGGCGGCCAGGTCGACGGCCTCGCGGGTGGCCGATTGTTCGGTGCGCACCAGGTCGAGGAAACTCTCGATCAGCCGGTCGGCGGCGGCGACATTGGCGATGATGGTGTCGCGGCGTCGCGCATGGGCTTCGTCTTCGGGCAACAGCTCAGCGGCCAGCCGGATGCGGCTCAAGGGGCTGCGCAAATCGTGCGAGACACCGGCCAGCAGCAGCGAACGTTCGCGTTGCTGCTGCGCGAGCCTTGCCAGCAGCACGTCATAGGCGTGCTCGATCTCGGCGATCTCGCGTGTCACACGCCAGCCGGCTGGACGCGCCGAGCCCGCAGGTTCACCGCGGCGGATGCGCCGATGCAAACGTGCCAGCGGGCGGGTCAGCCAGCGCGCCAGCGCCCATGCCAGCCCCACCACCAGCAAGCCCGTCAGCCCCAGGCCCAGCCACACCCGCTGGCTGTCGCCCGGCGTCAGGAAGGGCGCGTCGATGCCGAGCCAGACGGGCGCGACGCCGTGGCCGGGGTCCACCTGCAGCCACAGGCGCTGCGCGCTCCCGTCCCCGCTGAAGGCGATCGACCCGACCGCCACGCCACGCGCTTGCAACTCGCGCCGGAAGGTGCGCAGGCGCGGCGCCAACACGCGGGGGCGCACGGCATCGTCCGGGACCGCAGCGCGGCGCTCGACGGGCAGGGCATCGCCGGTCGGCAGTGGTTGCGCCGCCGCTGCGGCGGCCAGGGGCGGCGCCCATTGCTGCGCCGCGACACTCGCCAGCATGGCATTACGGTCGCGCACGTAGACGGCACCGAAGCTGGTGAACAGCACCACCGCGAACAACGCCTGCGCGAGCAGCAAGCGGGTGAACAGGCTGTCGAAGCGACGACGCATGCGGCCCCTGATCAGTCCTCACGCCCGCGCGGCACGAACACGTAGCCTTCGCCTCGCACGGTGTCGATCCATTCCTGCCCGGGGCTGGCGTCGCGCAGCTTGCGCCGCAAGCGCGCCACCTGCACGTCCACGGTCCGCTCCTGGGGGCGGTAGGTGCCGCTTTGCACCTGCTCGCACAGCTGTTCGCGCGACAGGGCCTGGCCGGGCGCACGCGCCAGCGCGACCAGCAGCTTGAATTCAATGCTGGTCAGCGCCACCACCCGGTCGTAGGCCCGCACTTCGCGCTGCAGCAGGTCGATGCTCAGCCCGGCGTACCGCAACATCGCGCCGCCACCTGCTGCGCCGGCTGGATGCGGCGCCCCCTGGCGTCGCAACAAGGCGCGCAGCCGGGCCACCAGTTCGCGCGGCTCGAACGGTTTGGGCAGGTAGTCGTCGGCGCCGATCTCCAGGCCCAGCACCCGGTCGAGCGGGTCGCCGCGGGCGGTGAGCATCACGATGCCGAGCGCTGGTTGCGCGGCGCGCCAACGGCGACACAGGTCGAGGCCGTTGGCGTCGGGCAGCATCAGGTCGAGCAGCACGGCATCGGGCCGCAGCCGCGCGAGGTCGCGCTCGGCATCGCCGCCGGTCAGCACCGCATGGCTGTCCCAGCCCTCGCGGGCCAGCAGTTCCGCGACCATGGCCGACAGTTCGGCGTCGTCGTCGACGATCATGACCAGGGCACGGGTGGTCCGGGCGGTCATTCGATAGCCTCCGTGCTGCGCACTGCGGCGCGAGCACCTTCGGGCGGCCGGGCGTTGCTCATGGGCAGCGAGTGTAGAGGCACGCCGCGCGCGGCTAGACGCGACTGCGCCGAAGGCGCTCGTGCGATCCGCGGCGGCGAGTGATGATGCCGAGCGCTTTGTTCAGAGGCCGAACGGATGACCCGATCACCCTCGGCCCTGGTCGCATCCGGGTCTCCTGCGACCCCCTTCGACGCCACCACACAATGGCCTCGCCGTCGGCCTGTCGCTCCCGCATGCTCACCATGCGGCGGGCGCTGGAGGCCGGCTGGAGGTGGTGGACAGGTGCCGCG from Caldimonas brevitalea encodes the following:
- a CDS encoding PAS domain-containing protein, with protein sequence MRALDDTTTPLGAPAVWPPSLRTVISLVLGSKFPMFVAWGSQLCFLYNDAYSGVLGGKHPTAMGRPFRDVWSDIWKDISPMVERALRGEASYFENLPLTMRRRGFEEQTWFTFSYSPVRDEGGAVAGMYCACTETTRQVLAERSRLAETERMHRLFHQAPGFMCVMRGPQHVFELTNAAFERLFGTRELLGRPVREALPELAGQGFFELLDRVYASGEPFIGRGLSVRTAVHGVGAELVEHYLDFVYQPIVSPDGHVTGIFVEGSDVTDRHRAEAELRVERDRARAVLDSMGEGFLLLGHDFRILDINAEGLRLEGRPVEQLVGHNHWEVYPGSESMEVGRLYKEAMHTRQPISLEHQYRWQTGQAAWLEMRAYPVPDGLAIFYRDVSDRRNAEARLRESEEHYRLLVDLSPGIHWTADAQGRIESFSERWLALTGLSREEALGDGWMQLPHPQDRAAMQAAWRRSVETGATYDVEYRMRVADGSYHWIRARALAWRNAEGGVQRWYGMTEDVHNRRSAVEALRRLNETLEQRVAAAVAERQRAEEHLRQAQKMEAVGQLTGGIAHDFNNLLQAVTGNLELIRRLAEQPGQVRSWAENALRSVRHGAKLTSQLLAFSRSQRLEMKPVAVNELLKGMQELLTRTLGPSIEVVLALHPDVNSVMAEPTQLEMSVLNLAINARDAMPTGGRLTLSTEVRRLERDAELGTGDYVELRVADTGTGMSPEVVARAFDPFFTTKEVGKGTGLGLSQVYGFARQVGGAARIQSAPSQGTAVSLLLRTAAPAAATTRERQPTGAVKAGSDAGARPARVLVVDDDLAVRSLLRDMLEALGYAVEQAADGPAGLQALERGRPDVLLVDFAMPGMNGAQVARAARERCPDLPIVFASGYADTDALHAAVGPNAQLLHKPFRMDELAATVAKVVAAASA
- a CDS encoding GFA family protein; this encodes MNELPLHEGGCLCGAVRYRIEGEPLTSGLCHCASCRRASGAPAVAWLTVHRDRFDWLTGAPFSYRSSPGVLRTFCGQCGTPLTYRRAGEETLDVTTATLDAPQDYPPREDTWPEERLPWFPCLASEAGAARLG
- a CDS encoding AI-2E family transporter, coding for MASPTPNDPLTQEDKFFLLLLVIVSLAFGWILLPFYGAVLWGSIIAILFAPLFRRLLARFGGRRTWAALATLGIVLVIVILPLMLLTSSLVQEGAAVYERIQSGQLNFAAYFQRILASLPSWVTELLQRFGLGDASAMQQRLTTSLAQGSQMIATRVFSIGQDTFNLVVSFFITLYLAFFLIRDGSALSKRVREAIPINARHKQKLFSNFTTVIRATVKGNVLVAIAQGALGGLAFWFLGIHGAVLWSVLMAFLSLLPAVGAGLVWLPVAIYFLATGALAKGLGLIAYGVMVIGLVDNVLRPVLVGKDTKMPDYVVMISTLGGMVVFGLNGFVLGPVIAAMFIAVWNIFAAADQQAHPPAPAAPDERR
- a CDS encoding SDR family oxidoreductase gives rise to the protein MSALSQKVALVTGASSGIGRAAALLFAREGAQVILGARNGAALDRLVSEITGSGGTACALAGDVQDERYAAALVNLAQQRFGRLDVAFNNAGTLGDLGPLPELSLAAWHHTLDTNLTAAFLAAKHQVPALLAAGGGSLIFTSSFVGHTVGMPGMAAYAAAKAGLLGLVRSLAAELGPQAVRVNALLPGGTDTPMAQAIVSDPAQRTFIEGLHALKRLADPEEIAKVALFLASEASSFVTGTALLADGGVSITRT
- a CDS encoding alpha/beta hydrolase, whose protein sequence is MRSTSKPNRVSRGCSLAALLLALGWQACHAGPLRERWVERQAAAAAQDGATAPAATLPAGTRVIRDVPYGARPEHRFDVYLPARAQAAPVIFLVHGGGWERGDKAHGPLVENKVAHWVGKGFVLISTNYRMLPEAQPDEQARDVARAFAAAQQRAAQWGADPRRYILMGHSAGAHLAALLASSPTLTARHGVSPWLGTVLLDSAVLDVVQLMEQRHLGLFDDAFGADPLYWPTVSPYHLLQQATAPLLAVCSSQRAAPCPDAQRFAAKAVALGSRVEVQPEDLGHGEINRQLGLASPYTARVDSFLRSLDAWVAHLLSR
- a CDS encoding sensor histidine kinase, producing MRRRFDSLFTRLLLAQALFAVVLFTSFGAVYVRDRNAMLASVAAQQWAPPLAAAAAAQPLPTGDALPVERRAAVPDDAVRPRVLAPRLRTFRRELQARGVAVGSIAFSGDGSAQRLWLQVDPGHGVAPVWLGIDAPFLTPGDSQRVWLGLGLTGLLVVGLAWALARWLTRPLARLHRRIRRGEPAGSARPAGWRVTREIAEIEHAYDVLLARLAQQQRERSLLLAGVSHDLRSPLSRIRLAAELLPEDEAHARRRDTIIANVAAADRLIESFLDLVRTEQSATREAVDLAALARRVVAGFEREEAELRVDAPPVLELTQADPHLLERALFNLVDNALKHGRAPVRLRVSANAHEGVIEVRDAGPGIAPDQREHLLQAFSRGDASRAQPGFGLGLAVVQQVAARLGGRVDMAGGPGDWRVSMRLPLDDRGALPG
- a CDS encoding response regulator transcription factor codes for the protein MTARTTRALVMIVDDDAELSAMVAELLAREGWDSHAVLTGGDAERDLARLRPDAVLLDLMLPDANGLDLCRRWRAAQPALGIVMLTARGDPLDRVLGLEIGADDYLPKPFEPRELVARLRALLRRQGAPHPAGAAGGGAMLRYAGLSIDLLQREVRAYDRVVALTSIEFKLLVALARAPGQALSREQLCEQVQSGTYRPQERTVDVQVARLRRKLRDASPGQEWIDTVRGEGYVFVPRGRED